From the genome of Triticum aestivum cultivar Chinese Spring chromosome 3B, IWGSC CS RefSeq v2.1, whole genome shotgun sequence, one region includes:
- the LOC123065913 gene encoding floral homeotic protein AGAMOUS translates to MVGRAAAPKRRAGNGRQKIAIRRIEKKDARQVCFAKRRQGLFNKANELAVLCGAQVAAVTFSDGGKAFSFGHPSAEAVIDRFMAGGSALVQAADDDNELKKLHLLHGELRTQLKEVKAQKGCVEEAMAKERAAGDQIAAWLNPELGDMGEEEMMAFAAELMVARAAISDRAYQVLLEAQNVSRMLQAPPPPQQQLFGGSTFEFGSSSSGNAGMGMQQMQMVMPSTQGFTVGMHMHQTLMEMSPPSGLAYGVDMQQTLMSIPPSPVFGAGMEMQQMVMAMQQQPQPVFAAETEMQQMTMAIPSQPEFPVGMGMPSPPGVAAGMKMAQQGPGPNMGFPY, encoded by the coding sequence ATGGTCGGGCGAGCAGCGGCGCCAAAGCGGAGGGCTGGCAATGGGCGGCAGAAGATCGCCATCCGGCGGATCGAGAAGAAGGACGCCCGGCAGGTATGCTTCGCTAAGCGCCGCCAGGGCCTGTTTAACAAGGCCAACGAGCTGGCGGTGCTGTGCGGCGCCCAGGTGGCCGCCGTCACCTTCTCGGACGGCGGAAAGGCCTTCTCCTTTGGGCACCCCTCCGCCGAGGCCGTCATCGACCGCTTCATGGCGGGGGGGAGCGCGTTGGTCCAGGCCGCCGACGACGACAACGAGCTGAAGAAGCTGCACCTGCTGCACGGTGAGCTGCGCACGCAGTTGAAGGAGGTGAAGGCGCAGAAAGGGTGCGTGGAGGAGGCCATGGCAAAGGAGCGCGCCGCGGGGGATCAAATTGCGGCGTGGCTCAACCCCGAGTTGGGCGACATGGGGGAGGAGGAGATGATGGCCTTCGCCGCCGAGCTGATGGTGGCGCGGGCCGCCATCTCGGACCGCGCATACCAGGTGCTCTTGGAGGCGCAGAACGTCAGCCGCATGCTGCAGGCGCccccgccgccgcagcagcagctCTTCGGTGGTAGTACCTTTGAGTttggcagcagcagcagtggcaacGCTGGGATGGGGATGCAACAGATGCAGATGGTGATGCCTTCGACGCAGGGGTTCACCGTCGGGATGCATATGCACCAGACGCTAATGGAAATGTCTCCGCCGTCGGGCTTGGCCTACGGGGTGGATATGCAGCAGACGCTTATGTCGATCCCTCCATCGCCCGTTTTTGGCGCCGGGATGGAGATGCAGCAGATGGTTATGGCGATGCAGCAGCAGCCGCAACCAGTGTTTGCCGCCGAGACGGAGATGCAGCAGATGACTATGGCGATACCGTCGCAGCCGGAGTTTCCTGTTGGGATGGGGATGCCTTCACCGCCGGGGGTCGCCGCCGGGATGAAGATGGCGCAGCAGGGGCCCGGGCCGAACATGGGCTTCCCTTACTGA
- the LOC100682453 gene encoding transcription factor MYB3R-2, with product MGAMAEAEHEGCVENRQPLAASSESVSEGSSYGGAGGPARMSPPVSGSVNSISGLRRTSGPIRRAKGGWTLQEDETLRKAVETFNGRSWKKIAEFFPDRTEVQCLHRWQKVLNPELIKGPWTQEEDDKIIDLVKKYGPTKWSVIARSLPGRIGKQCRERWHNHLNPDIRKDAWTAEEEQALINAHREYGNKWAEIAKVLPGRTDNSIKNHWNSSLRKKLDVYGTRNILAIPRLVGHDDFKDKQKPVASEGHLDLNTVPGITSKNLPEIAHHSNFSSHLQSYKLDHAKAGSGFLSISFLPTVQPLTSSEVSSVVNGSAVTLAAQGLESDSVRDKALEIVSVHEKGLKVDSTLDTLREPGSTQLEAVPAKGEESSLKNDAQSSLGPLCYQIPNMNDVAPASSSLFSEHQTVHQTSEHCRNGALSPNGCTTPTKGTMSVQLSVDSILKIAADSFPVTPSILRRRKRERPTPASDLKFGEPNTDSFYTPAGKRPTTDTPESFRTASFLSLGSLDGLSSSARGFDVSPPYRIRAKRMCLTKAVEKQLDFSSNGLGTCGSEVLNSPHQNSQSTHSLGEASIMKEKELNGHAIQLETQTKNIAYTTNMDVT from the exons ATgggggccatggcggaggcggaGCACGAGGGCTGCGTGGAGAACCGGCAGCCCCTCGCGGCGTCGAGCGAGTCGGTGTCCGAGGGCAGCAGCTATGGCGGTGCCGGTGGGCCCGCGCGGATGTCGCCgcccgtgtccggctcggtgaattCCATCTCCGGTCTCAG GCGAACAAGTGGGCCTATAAGGAGAGCGAAGGGTGGCTGGACATTACAAGAG GATGAAACATTGCGGAAGGCAGTTGAAACTTTCAATGGTAGAAGCTGGAAGAAAATAG CTGAATTCTTTCCGGATAGGACAGAGGTACAATGTTTACATCGATGGCAGAAGGTTCTTAACCCTGAACTCATCAAAGGTCCTTGGACTCAAGAG GAAGATGATAAAATTATTGATCTTGTAAAGAAGTATGGACCAACAAAATGGTCCGTCATTGCAAGGTCACTACCTGGACGTATAGGCAAGCAATGTCGAGAGAG GTGGCATAATCATCTGAATCCAGACATACGGAAAGATGCTTGGACTGCCGAGGAGGAACAGGCACTGATTAATGCCCATCGGGAATATGGGAATAAATGGGCAGAAATAGCAAAAGTTCTTCCTGGAAG GACTGATAATTCTATAAAGAATCATTGGAATAGTTCTTTGAGAAAGAAGTTAGATGTCTATGGCACCAGAAATATTTTGGCAATTCCAAGACTAGTTGGTCATGATGACTTCAAGGATAAACAGAAGCCGGTGGCTTCTGAGGGCCATCTTGATCTGAACACAGTGCCGGGCATCACTTCAAAAAACCTGCCTGAAATAGCTCATCATTCTAATTTTAGCTCACATCTACAGTCATACAAACTGGATCATGCCAAGGCCGGCTCAGGGTTCCTATCCATTTCTTTTTTACCAACTGTGCAGCCACTAACTTCATCTGAAGTGTCATCAGTGGTCAATGGCTCTGCTGTTACTTTAGCGGCACAaggtctggaaagtgattctgttCGTGACAAGGCTTTGGAAATTGTTTCTGTTCATGAAAAGGGACTCAAGGTTGATTCCACACTTGATACCCTGAGGGAACCTGGTAGCACTCAGCTAGAGGCTGTACCAGCTAAAGGTGAAGAATCATCTTTGAAGAATGACGCACAGTCTAGCCTTGGTCCTCTTTGTTACCAGATTCCTAACATGaatgatgtagcccctgccagttCCTCACTCTTTTCTGAACATCAAACCGTGCATCAAACATCTGAGCATTGCAGGAATGGAGCACTATCCCCCAATGGTTGCACGACGCCAACGAAGGGAACAATGTCAGTCCAGTTAAGTGTTGATTCAATATTGAAGATTGCTGCTGACAGCTTCCCAGTCACCCCTTCAATATTAAGAAGAAGAAAACGAGAAAGACCGACACCTGCTAGTGATTTGAAGTTTGGTGAACCGAACACTGATAGCTTTTACACCCCTGCTGGGAAGCGCCCTACTACAGACACCCCAGAGTCATTTAGAACTGcttcctttctgtcactgggttctCTTGATGGGCTATCGAGTTCTGCAAGGGGCTTTGATGTTTCACCTCCATACCGGATAAGGGCAAAGAGAATGTGTCTCACAAAAGCTGTTGAGAAACAACTAGATTTTTCATCAAATGGATTGGGCACTTGTGGTTCTGAGGTCCTGAACTCACCTCACCAGAATTCTCAAAGCACACATAGTTTAGGTGAAGCCTCAATAATGAAGGAAAAGGAACTTAACGGGCATGCTATCCAGCTGGAAACTCAAACCAAGAACATAGCGTATACGACAAACATGGATGTAACCTAA